One part of the Francisella adeliensis genome encodes these proteins:
- a CDS encoding iron-containing alcohol dehydrogenase: MSIKQFNFPTVIRFGENAVKETPKHLANNNCSNVLIVTDPVLATMSMVSDLQSHLSVNGIKASVFSDIAANPCEADVINGVKAFHENNCDSIIGIGGGAAMDTARAVLLMANHPGSVMDYEDGTGADETVEDSKIPYFIAIPTTSGTGSEVGRSAIISDDKTHQKKVIFAPQLLAKIILADPLLTVALPKHITAATGVDALVHNVEAYLVDSFHPMCDGIALEGIRLIDESLVTAVNEPTNVKARTQMLIASTMGAVAFQKGLGVVHSCAHALSAFNNMHHGLANALMFAESLKFNKQVCTDKYSRLEKLLGVDCFIEYVEDLNEAVGIKKGLSNYGVTATDIDQIADIALTDTCHLSNPRKVSKDDLVNILKASL; this comes from the coding sequence ATGAGTATTAAGCAGTTTAATTTCCCAACTGTTATTAGATTTGGTGAAAATGCAGTAAAAGAAACACCAAAGCACTTAGCAAATAATAACTGTAGTAACGTTTTGATAGTTACTGATCCAGTTTTAGCTACAATGAGTATGGTTAGTGATTTGCAAAGTCATTTGTCTGTAAATGGCATTAAAGCTAGTGTGTTTTCAGATATAGCTGCTAACCCTTGTGAAGCAGATGTGATAAATGGTGTAAAAGCATTTCATGAAAATAATTGCGATAGCATAATCGGTATAGGCGGAGGCGCTGCTATGGATACAGCTAGAGCAGTATTGCTTATGGCAAATCATCCTGGTAGTGTGATGGATTATGAAGATGGTACTGGTGCTGATGAAACAGTCGAAGATAGCAAAATCCCATACTTTATAGCTATACCAACAACTAGTGGAACTGGTAGTGAAGTTGGTAGAAGTGCTATTATTTCAGATGATAAAACTCATCAAAAGAAAGTTATATTTGCACCTCAGTTATTAGCAAAAATCATATTAGCCGATCCATTATTAACAGTTGCTTTGCCTAAGCATATAACAGCTGCCACAGGTGTTGATGCGTTGGTACATAATGTCGAAGCTTATCTTGTGGATAGTTTTCATCCGATGTGTGATGGTATTGCACTTGAAGGTATAAGGCTTATAGATGAGTCTTTAGTTACAGCTGTAAATGAGCCAACTAATGTAAAAGCTCGTACACAAATGCTTATAGCATCTACAATGGGAGCTGTAGCATTCCAAAAAGGTTTAGGCGTAGTACATTCATGTGCTCATGCTTTATCTGCTTTTAATAATATGCACCATGGTCTTGCAAATGCTTTAATGTTTGCAGAAAGCTTAAAATTTAATAAACAAGTTTGTACTGATAAATATTCTCGACTAGAGAAATTACTAGGTGTAGATTGTTTTATAGAGTATGTCGAAGACTTAAATGAAGCTGTTGGAATTAAAAAAGGGTTATCAAACTATGGTGTAACAGCCACAGATATTGATCAGATTGCAGATATTGCTCTTACGGATACTTGCCATTTATCAAACCCTAGAAAAGTATCAAAAGATGATTTGGTAAATATCTTGAAGGCTAGTTTATGA
- a CDS encoding glutamine synthetase family protein yields the protein MSREKVLDKVKNNSNPKVKLAVTDIDGVLRGKYIHKDKFASALDNGMGFCSVIFGWDSSDVTYDYVKHTGWHTGFHDDDAFIDPDTFRTVPWDNDVPFFLADFSDKDKSHPACPRSLLKKVKKQAKSMGYDALFGQEFEWFNFRETSESILDKQPSELKPLTPGMFGYSLLRMSENKDFFNDIYDLLNDFDVPIEGLHTETGPGVIEAAILFGDILQAADRAVLFKSAVKEIGVKYGIKPTFMAKLTANLPGCSGHIHQSLSDGENNLFYDANEKNDMSKLMQSYLAGQLLCLPEILPMIAPTVNSYKRLVEGMWAPTKVNWAVDNRTVACRVINGSPKATRIEFRVPGSDANPYLAMAASLASGLYGIKNNLSLDQEAIKGNGYLDESAVKLSPTLWDATQKMKNSSIAKELFGEEFVEHFTSTREWEWKEYLKSVSDWEYQRYFEII from the coding sequence ATGAGTAGAGAAAAAGTTTTAGATAAAGTCAAAAATAACTCTAACCCTAAAGTTAAGCTGGCAGTCACAGATATAGATGGCGTCTTGAGAGGGAAATATATTCATAAAGATAAATTTGCTAGTGCACTAGACAACGGTATGGGTTTTTGCAGCGTAATCTTTGGTTGGGATAGTAGTGATGTCACTTATGATTATGTAAAGCACACAGGTTGGCATACCGGTTTCCATGATGATGATGCATTTATTGATCCGGATACTTTTAGAACTGTACCTTGGGACAATGATGTACCGTTCTTTTTAGCAGATTTTTCAGATAAAGATAAAAGCCATCCAGCTTGTCCAAGAAGTTTGCTCAAAAAGGTTAAAAAACAAGCTAAAAGCATGGGCTACGATGCTTTGTTTGGGCAAGAGTTTGAATGGTTTAATTTTAGAGAAACATCTGAAAGTATATTAGATAAACAGCCATCAGAGTTAAAGCCTCTTACTCCTGGCATGTTTGGTTACTCGTTACTTAGAATGAGTGAAAATAAAGATTTTTTTAACGATATTTATGACTTATTAAATGATTTTGATGTACCAATAGAAGGTCTGCATACTGAGACAGGTCCAGGTGTGATTGAAGCAGCCATACTGTTTGGAGATATTTTGCAAGCAGCAGATAGAGCGGTACTTTTTAAATCAGCAGTCAAAGAAATTGGTGTTAAGTATGGTATTAAGCCTACTTTTATGGCTAAACTAACAGCTAATCTACCGGGTTGTTCTGGGCATATCCATCAAAGTTTATCTGATGGTGAAAATAATCTTTTTTATGATGCTAATGAAAAAAATGATATGAGTAAACTAATGCAAAGTTACCTTGCAGGGCAGTTATTATGTTTACCAGAAATACTACCGATGATAGCTCCCACAGTAAATAGCTATAAGCGTCTTGTTGAAGGAATGTGGGCACCAACTAAAGTAAATTGGGCTGTAGATAATAGAACGGTAGCTTGTCGAGTCATTAATGGTAGTCCAAAGGCTACAAGAATTGAATTTAGAGTTCCTGGTTCAGATGCTAATCCATATCTAGCGATGGCAGCATCATTAGCTAGTGGACTTTATGGTATCAAAAATAATCTATCATTAGATCAAGAAGCGATAAAAGGTAATGGCTACTTAGATGAAAGTGCCGTGAAACTAAGTCCTACTCTTTGGGATGCTACTCAAAAAATGAAAAATTCAAGTATCGCAAAAGAGCTATTTGGTGAAGAGTTTGTTGAGCATTTTACTTCTACACGTGAATGGGAATGGAAAGAGTATCTTAAATCAGTAAGTGATTGGGAATACCAAAGATATTTTGAAATAATTTAA